Proteins from one Mycobacterium adipatum genomic window:
- a CDS encoding AMP-binding protein gives MSTNTDLYRAARDHLVAVISDYDKAVGTFTWPEITGAFNWATDWFDVIAAGNNRTALWIVEEDGTETKVSFAEMAERSDRVATWLKGLGVGKADRVILMLGNQVELWEAMLAVAKLGAVVMPTTGALGPADLADRIDRGGARFVIANAADAAKFDAVPGEYTRICVGEAPGWHRYADAYDVTPQRFDTVTTVDDPLLVYFTSGTTSRPKLVEHSQVSYPVGHLSTMAWIGVTPGDVHLAISSPGWAKHAWSCFFAPWIAEATIFVYNYGRFDAASLLHQIRRAGVNTFCAPPTVWRMLIQSDLGAKPEGLREILGAGEPLNPEVIAAVERAWGLTIRDGFGQTETTLQVGNTPGQPVKAGSMGRPMPGVPVVLVDPLTGKLADEGEICLDLSSRPVNLMTGYLGDPKRNDAVMHGGYYHTGDVASRDSDGYITYIGRTDDVFKSSDYKVSPFELESVLIEHPAVVEAAVVPQPHDTRLAVPKAYVTLAEGWAADAGTARAIMEHARDHLAPYLKVRRVEFFELPKTISGKIRRVELRTREDEAHRSGTPIDTEHRYEDLVGER, from the coding sequence ATGAGCACCAACACCGATCTGTATCGCGCCGCTCGCGATCACCTCGTGGCCGTGATCAGCGACTATGACAAAGCGGTCGGCACCTTCACCTGGCCGGAGATCACCGGCGCCTTCAACTGGGCCACCGACTGGTTCGACGTCATCGCAGCAGGCAACAACCGCACCGCGTTGTGGATCGTCGAGGAGGACGGCACCGAGACCAAGGTCTCCTTCGCCGAGATGGCCGAGCGGTCCGACCGGGTGGCCACCTGGCTCAAGGGCCTCGGCGTCGGCAAGGCCGACCGCGTCATCCTGATGCTCGGCAACCAGGTCGAGTTGTGGGAGGCGATGCTCGCGGTGGCCAAACTCGGCGCGGTGGTCATGCCGACCACCGGCGCGCTGGGCCCGGCGGACCTCGCAGACCGCATCGACCGCGGCGGCGCGCGGTTCGTCATCGCCAACGCCGCGGACGCCGCGAAGTTCGACGCGGTGCCCGGCGAGTACACCCGCATCTGTGTGGGAGAGGCACCGGGCTGGCACCGCTACGCCGACGCCTACGACGTCACACCGCAGCGTTTCGACACCGTGACAACGGTCGACGACCCGCTGCTGGTGTACTTCACCTCCGGCACCACCAGCCGACCCAAACTCGTCGAGCACTCCCAGGTGTCCTACCCCGTCGGCCACCTGTCCACGATGGCCTGGATCGGGGTCACCCCGGGCGACGTGCACCTGGCCATCAGCTCGCCGGGCTGGGCCAAGCACGCCTGGAGTTGCTTCTTCGCCCCGTGGATCGCCGAGGCCACGATCTTCGTCTACAACTACGGCCGCTTCGACGCCGCGAGCCTGCTGCACCAGATCCGGCGGGCCGGGGTCAACACCTTCTGTGCGCCGCCGACGGTGTGGCGGATGCTCATCCAGTCCGATCTGGGCGCCAAACCCGAAGGGCTGCGCGAGATCCTGGGCGCCGGCGAACCGCTGAACCCGGAGGTCATCGCCGCCGTCGAGCGCGCCTGGGGGCTGACCATCCGGGACGGGTTCGGGCAGACCGAGACCACCCTGCAGGTGGGAAACACGCCGGGCCAACCGGTCAAGGCCGGCTCGATGGGCCGCCCGATGCCCGGTGTCCCGGTGGTGCTCGTCGACCCGCTCACCGGCAAGCTCGCCGACGAGGGTGAGATTTGTCTGGACCTGTCCAGTCGGCCGGTGAACCTGATGACCGGCTACCTGGGTGACCCGAAACGCAACGACGCGGTGATGCACGGCGGCTACTACCACACCGGTGACGTCGCCAGCCGCGACAGCGACGGGTACATCACCTATATCGGGCGCACCGATGACGTCTTCAAGTCCAGCGACTACAAGGTCTCCCCGTTCGAACTGGAGAGCGTGCTCATCGAGCACCCCGCCGTGGTGGAGGCCGCGGTTGTCCCGCAACCACACGACACCCGGCTCGCGGTCCCGAAAGCCTATGTCACCCTGGCCGAAGGCTGGGCGGCCGACGCCGGTACCGCCCGCGCGATCATGGAACACGCTCGGGACCATCTTGCCCCCTACCTCAAGGTGCGCCGCGTCGAGTTCTTCGAACTGCCCAAGACCATTTCCGGCAAGATCCGGCGCGTCGAACTGCGCACCCGCGAGGATGAGGCGCACCGGTCGGGAACCCCGATCGACACCGAACACCGCTACGAGGATCTGGTGGGCGAGCGATGA
- a CDS encoding AMP-binding protein translates to MKSYDAGPTDVPIIEDTIGANFERTAAEHPDTEALVDVAQGRRWTYRELDDEIDLVARGLLGRGIAKGDRVGIWSPNRAEWTIVQYATAKIGAILVNINPAYRTHELGYVLNQSGVRMLISATDFKTSDYVAMVAEVRAEAPALTEVIFLGTPDWAALRAAAVPAGELRDRQATLVNTDPINIQYTSGTTGFPKGATLSHRNILNNGFFVTEGINLKPGDRLCIPVPFYHCFGMVMGNLGCTTHGVTMVIPAPGFDPGVTLETIEAERCTGVYGVPTMFIAMQNHPSFPERDLSSLRTGVMAGAVCPVEVMKRCINDMHMAEVAIAYGMTETSPVSCQTLHDDDLERRTATIGRAHPHVEVKIIDPETGEVVDRGQPGEFCTKGYSVMLGYWEDDTKTAEAIDDEGWMHTGDLAVMREDGYCTIVGRIKDMVIRGGENVYPREIEEFLYSHPGIEDAQVIGVPDAKYGEEICVWVKLKPGAEPLDADAVREFARGRLAHYKIPRYVHLVDEFPMTVTGKIRKVQMREESVRILGL, encoded by the coding sequence ATGAAGAGTTATGACGCCGGGCCGACGGACGTGCCCATCATCGAAGACACCATCGGTGCGAACTTCGAGCGCACCGCGGCCGAACACCCCGATACCGAGGCGCTCGTCGACGTCGCGCAGGGCCGGCGCTGGACCTACCGCGAACTCGACGACGAGATCGACCTGGTGGCCCGGGGCCTGCTGGGCCGCGGCATCGCCAAGGGCGACCGGGTGGGTATCTGGTCACCCAACCGGGCCGAGTGGACCATTGTGCAATACGCCACGGCCAAGATCGGCGCCATCCTGGTCAACATCAACCCCGCCTACCGCACCCACGAACTGGGCTATGTGCTCAACCAGTCGGGGGTGCGGATGCTCATCTCGGCCACCGACTTCAAGACCTCGGACTATGTCGCGATGGTCGCCGAGGTACGCGCCGAGGCGCCGGCCCTGACCGAGGTGATCTTCCTCGGCACGCCGGACTGGGCGGCGCTGCGTGCGGCCGCAGTCCCGGCGGGCGAACTGCGGGACCGGCAGGCCACGCTGGTCAACACCGACCCGATCAACATCCAGTACACCTCGGGCACAACGGGTTTCCCCAAGGGCGCGACGCTGTCGCACCGCAATATCCTGAACAACGGGTTCTTCGTCACCGAGGGCATCAACCTCAAACCGGGGGACCGGCTGTGCATTCCGGTGCCGTTCTACCACTGCTTCGGCATGGTGATGGGAAACCTGGGCTGCACCACCCATGGTGTCACCATGGTGATCCCGGCCCCCGGATTCGATCCCGGCGTCACTCTGGAAACCATTGAGGCCGAACGCTGTACCGGCGTGTACGGGGTCCCGACGATGTTCATCGCGATGCAGAACCACCCGAGTTTCCCCGAGCGTGACCTGTCGAGTCTGCGCACCGGCGTCATGGCCGGCGCGGTCTGCCCGGTCGAGGTGATGAAGCGGTGCATCAACGATATGCACATGGCCGAGGTGGCCATCGCCTACGGCATGACCGAGACCTCGCCGGTGTCGTGCCAGACGCTGCACGATGACGATCTGGAACGCCGCACCGCGACCATCGGCCGTGCGCATCCGCACGTCGAGGTGAAGATCATCGACCCCGAGACCGGCGAGGTCGTGGATCGCGGGCAGCCCGGCGAGTTCTGCACCAAAGGTTATTCGGTGATGCTGGGCTACTGGGAGGACGACACCAAGACCGCCGAGGCGATCGACGACGAGGGCTGGATGCACACCGGCGATCTCGCGGTCATGCGCGAGGACGGCTACTGCACCATCGTCGGGCGCATCAAGGACATGGTCATCCGCGGCGGGGAGAACGTGTATCCCCGCGAGATCGAGGAGTTCCTGTACAGCCACCCCGGGATCGAGGACGCCCAGGTGATCGGGGTGCCCGACGCCAAGTACGGCGAGGAGATCTGCGTCTGGGTCAAACTGAAGCCCGGTGCGGAACCGCTGGACGCCGACGCCGTCCGGGAGTTCGCGCGGGGCCGCCTGGCGCACTACAAGATTCCGCGGTACGTACACCTGGTCGACGAGTTCCCGATGACCGTCACCGGCAAGATCCGCAAGGTGCAGATGCGCGAGGAGAGCGTGCGAATTCTCGGCTTGTGA
- a CDS encoding rhomboid family intramembrane serine protease: MTYPPPQVPPQAAPVCYRHPGRQTYVQCTRCGRYICGDCMISAAVGHQCPECVAAGAATIRPTQGRFGGKVASDKPLVTYTLIAVNVVMFVLQMASGWVYNQFVLWPLAIAVDDQYYRLVTSAFLHGGIMHILFNMYALYVLGPSLERLLGRLRFGALYGLCALGGSVLVYLITPVNTATLGASGAVFGLFGAIFVVSRRLNLDVRWVVGLIALNVVFTFVAPLIGAGAISWQGHLGGLVTGALVAAGFVYAPKARRNLVQGAVAGTLLLLFVLLVWLRTEHLLTMFGGYLNLR; the protein is encoded by the coding sequence ATGACGTATCCGCCGCCGCAGGTGCCCCCGCAGGCCGCCCCGGTCTGTTACCGCCATCCCGGTCGACAGACCTACGTGCAGTGCACCCGTTGCGGGCGCTACATCTGCGGGGACTGCATGATCTCCGCGGCGGTCGGTCATCAATGTCCGGAATGCGTGGCGGCGGGGGCAGCCACCATCCGCCCGACGCAGGGCCGGTTCGGCGGCAAGGTGGCCTCGGACAAACCGCTGGTGACCTACACCCTCATCGCGGTCAACGTCGTGATGTTCGTGCTGCAGATGGCCTCGGGCTGGGTGTACAACCAGTTTGTGCTGTGGCCGCTGGCCATCGCCGTGGACGACCAGTACTACCGCCTGGTCACGTCGGCCTTCCTGCACGGCGGCATCATGCACATCCTGTTCAACATGTATGCGCTGTACGTGCTCGGCCCGTCGCTGGAGCGGTTGTTGGGTCGGCTGCGGTTCGGCGCGCTGTACGGGTTGTGTGCCTTGGGCGGATCTGTGCTGGTGTACCTGATCACCCCGGTCAACACGGCCACCCTCGGTGCCTCGGGAGCGGTGTTCGGCTTGTTCGGTGCGATCTTTGTGGTGTCGCGTCGGCTCAACCTCGACGTCCGCTGGGTGGTCGGCCTGATCGCGCTCAACGTGGTGTTCACCTTCGTTGCCCCGCTGATCGGTGCCGGCGCGATCAGCTGGCAGGGCCACCTCGGCGGCCTGGTCACCGGTGCCTTGGTCGCGGCGGGGTTCGTCTACGCCCCGAAGGCGCGCCGCAACCTGGTCCAGGGGGCGGTGGCCGGCACCCTGCTGCTGCTGTTCGTGCTGCTCGTTTGGTTGCGTACCGAACATCTGCTGACGATGTTCGGCGGCTACCTGAACCTGCGCTGA
- a CDS encoding ATP-binding cassette domain-containing protein, with protein sequence MHGPWGPVYGPIDLDVDAGGVTALIHPAGTGRTALLMTLAGRMRPLSGTVTVFGHSDARKILRVSALANIDALDKIDQSVTVRDLITEQLRWDAPWYRFIGQASQTELADICGSTFGDVPLPGLTAYFDQIGELAQVLLRIALANTGTPPLLVVGDLDGITDDRNRAVVLERLIALGENQTVITASANPVPAARAQITMESE encoded by the coding sequence ATGCACGGTCCGTGGGGGCCGGTCTACGGCCCCATCGACCTGGACGTCGACGCCGGCGGCGTGACCGCGCTGATCCACCCGGCCGGGACCGGACGCACCGCGCTGTTGATGACGTTGGCCGGGCGGATGCGGCCACTGTCGGGCACCGTGACGGTGTTCGGTCACAGCGATGCCCGCAAGATCTTGCGGGTGTCGGCGCTGGCCAATATCGACGCACTGGACAAGATCGACCAATCGGTCACGGTGCGCGACCTCATCACCGAGCAGTTGCGTTGGGACGCACCGTGGTACCGGTTCATCGGGCAGGCCTCCCAGACCGAGCTGGCCGATATCTGCGGCAGCACCTTCGGTGATGTTCCGCTGCCCGGCCTGACCGCATACTTCGACCAGATCGGCGAGCTCGCGCAGGTGTTGTTGCGGATTGCCCTGGCCAACACCGGCACCCCGCCGCTGTTGGTGGTCGGCGACCTGGACGGCATCACCGACGACCGCAACCGTGCCGTGGTGCTGGAACGCCTCATCGCGCTGGGGGAGAACCAGACGGTGATCACCGCATCCGCCAACCCCGTTCCCGCAGCCCGTGCGCAGATCACAATGGAGAGTGAGTAG
- a CDS encoding YhgE/Pip domain-containing protein — MLAGMSLGTDLKRFSRGAMPRIALVTVVLMPLLYGAMYLWAFWNPFDAVNKVPVALVNEDTGTVVDGKKLDAGAQVADALLNSGQLQLHEVSATEAADGVSSGKYYFSVTLPRDFSADIASPSGNAPQQARIDFTFNDANNYLGSIIGQNAAREVINQVNASIGQRTLETVLTGLTDAGDGLVKAADGAQQLAAGNAQANDGAQRLASGAGELTAGLAVARDGSAQLMAGTRQLATRVDSATGPLLEMLDRVSGLQLNPDEVGQLAQRLSSAVRSTTDRVAALNVDQAQAAAIVDQALALLQTNPDPTVRHAGDVLAGAQRLLRANGIDPATDDGLIRLRDSASRLEGELGDPNSKLRVFITRALDGGLRDDVAALKDGVDRLDTGAHQLNSGLVQLARGGGQLSSGATQLADGTQQLADGSAELASKLKEGSAQVPSWTPQQRTEVARTLAAPVSLELTTDNPAPTFGTGFAPFFLPLALFIGALIIWMLLKPVQSRPIVYGLGALRVVLASYWPALLIVVCQVAVMYLVVHFGVGLQAKYPLATVALLLLIGATFLAIIQAFNALFGVSVGRVVTLAFLMLQLVSAGGIYPVETTAKPFQILHPFDPMTYAVNGLRQTIAGGVDSRLWIAIAVLTGLLVAALAASSWAARRDRQYTMERLNPPIEV; from the coding sequence ATGCTTGCCGGAATGTCGCTGGGCACCGACCTCAAACGGTTCTCGCGGGGCGCGATGCCGCGCATCGCGCTGGTCACCGTGGTGCTGATGCCATTGTTGTACGGCGCCATGTATCTGTGGGCGTTCTGGAACCCGTTCGATGCGGTGAACAAGGTGCCGGTCGCTCTGGTCAACGAGGACACCGGCACCGTGGTCGACGGTAAGAAACTCGACGCCGGCGCCCAGGTCGCCGACGCCCTGCTGAATTCCGGTCAGCTGCAACTGCATGAGGTCTCGGCCACCGAGGCCGCCGACGGGGTGAGCAGCGGCAAGTACTACTTCTCGGTGACGCTGCCGCGGGACTTCAGCGCCGATATCGCCTCCCCGTCGGGGAACGCCCCGCAGCAGGCGCGGATCGACTTCACCTTCAACGATGCCAACAACTATCTCGGATCGATCATCGGTCAGAACGCCGCCCGTGAGGTGATCAACCAGGTCAACGCGAGCATCGGGCAGCGCACCCTGGAGACCGTGCTGACCGGGCTGACCGACGCCGGTGACGGCCTGGTGAAGGCCGCCGACGGTGCCCAGCAGTTGGCCGCCGGTAACGCGCAGGCCAACGACGGGGCTCAGCGGTTGGCCTCGGGCGCAGGCGAACTGACCGCCGGGCTGGCGGTCGCGCGGGACGGTTCTGCGCAGCTGATGGCCGGCACCCGCCAGCTGGCCACCCGGGTGGACTCCGCGACGGGCCCGCTGCTGGAGATGCTGGATCGGGTGAGTGGGCTGCAGCTCAATCCCGACGAGGTCGGTCAGCTGGCGCAGCGGCTCAGCTCGGCGGTGCGCTCCACCACCGACCGGGTGGCCGCGCTCAACGTCGATCAGGCCCAGGCCGCCGCCATCGTCGATCAGGCTCTCGCTCTGCTGCAGACGAACCCGGACCCGACCGTGCGCCATGCCGGCGACGTGCTGGCCGGGGCGCAGCGCCTGCTGCGGGCCAACGGTATCGACCCGGCCACCGACGACGGTTTGATTCGGTTGCGGGACAGTGCGTCCCGGCTCGAAGGTGAACTCGGTGACCCGAACAGCAAGCTGCGGGTGTTCATCACCCGGGCGCTGGACGGTGGCCTGCGCGATGACGTCGCCGCCCTCAAGGACGGCGTGGACCGGCTCGACACCGGCGCGCACCAACTCAACAGCGGCCTGGTGCAACTGGCCCGCGGCGGCGGCCAGTTGTCCTCGGGGGCAACACAGCTCGCCGACGGCACACAGCAACTTGCCGACGGCAGCGCGGAACTGGCCAGCAAGCTCAAGGAGGGCTCGGCGCAGGTCCCGTCGTGGACGCCGCAGCAGCGTACCGAGGTGGCCCGCACCCTGGCCGCTCCCGTCAGCCTGGAACTCACCACCGACAACCCGGCCCCCACATTCGGTACCGGATTCGCCCCGTTCTTCCTGCCGCTGGCGCTGTTCATCGGTGCGCTCATCATCTGGATGTTGTTGAAACCGGTGCAGTCCCGCCCGATCGTGTACGGGCTCGGCGCGCTGCGGGTGGTGCTGGCATCGTATTGGCCCGCGCTGTTGATCGTCGTCTGCCAGGTCGCGGTGATGTACCTGGTGGTGCACTTCGGCGTCGGCCTGCAAGCCAAGTATCCGCTGGCCACCGTGGCGCTGCTACTGCTGATCGGCGCGACGTTCCTGGCCATCATCCAGGCCTTCAACGCGCTGTTCGGTGTGTCGGTGGGCAGGGTGGTCACGCTGGCATTCCTGATGCTGCAGCTGGTGTCCGCCGGCGGTATCTACCCGGTCGAGACGACGGCCAAGCCCTTCCAGATTCTGCACCCGTTCGATCCGATGACCTACGCCGTCAACGGGTTACGGCAGACCATCGCCGGAGGTGTGGATTCCCGGCTGTGGATCGCGATCGCGGTGCTCACCGGTCTGTTGGTGGCGGCGCTGGCGGCCAGTTCCTGGGCGGCGCGGCGCGACCGGCAGTACACGATGGAACGGCTGAACCCGCCGATCGAGGTCTGA
- a CDS encoding DoxX family protein: MSTSTDRAARSTSGRGTRPIPDADIALGVFRMVVGLMFAMHGTAKLFGFPSGTVAAFGAWPMWWAGALEIVLGLLIAIGLLARSAAFIAAGMMAVAYFWRHFPDAFWPIDNGGETAVLYCFIFLLLVAIGPGSLAVSRR; encoded by the coding sequence ATGTCCACCTCCACGGACCGCGCCGCACGCAGCACGTCGGGACGCGGCACCCGCCCGATACCCGATGCCGACATCGCCCTCGGAGTGTTCCGGATGGTCGTCGGGCTCATGTTCGCGATGCACGGAACGGCGAAACTGTTCGGCTTCCCCAGCGGCACCGTCGCGGCGTTCGGTGCCTGGCCGATGTGGTGGGCCGGAGCGCTCGAGATCGTGCTCGGTCTGCTCATCGCGATCGGTCTGCTGGCCCGTTCGGCCGCGTTCATCGCGGCCGGCATGATGGCGGTCGCCTACTTCTGGCGGCACTTCCCGGACGCGTTCTGGCCCATCGACAACGGCGGCGAGACCGCGGTGCTCTACTGCTTCATCTTCCTGTTGCTGGTCGCCATCGGCCCGGGCTCGCTCGCGGTGTCGCGCCGCTGA
- a CDS encoding response regulator transcription factor, whose translation MSTPAEDRRPRRAILGQLPRMYRADGSPIRVLLVDDERALTNLVRMALQYEGWEIDVAHDAAEAVAKYRAATPDLLVLDIMLPDTDGLGVLAQIRDSGPYTPTLFLTARDSVADRVTGLTAGGDDYMTKPFSLEELVARLRGLLRRTAYLTPAEDESLVVGDLALDVPSRAVTRGGEPVALTSTEFDLLRFMMRNPRRALSRNEILQHVWDYDFGGRTSIVDLYVSYLRKKLDTDREPMIHTVRGVGYLLRAAP comes from the coding sequence ATGTCCACACCGGCCGAAGACCGGCGGCCCCGCCGAGCCATCCTCGGCCAGTTGCCGCGGATGTACCGCGCCGACGGTTCACCGATCCGGGTGCTGCTCGTCGATGACGAACGCGCGCTGACCAATCTGGTGCGGATGGCCCTGCAGTACGAGGGTTGGGAGATCGACGTCGCCCATGATGCGGCCGAGGCCGTCGCCAAATACCGCGCCGCCACCCCCGATCTGCTGGTGCTCGACATCATGCTGCCCGATACCGACGGCCTCGGTGTGCTCGCCCAGATCCGTGATTCGGGTCCCTACACACCGACGCTGTTTCTCACGGCGCGGGATTCGGTGGCCGACCGGGTCACCGGGCTGACCGCCGGCGGCGACGATTACATGACCAAACCGTTCTCACTCGAAGAGTTGGTGGCCCGGCTGCGCGGACTGCTGCGCCGTACCGCCTATCTGACGCCGGCCGAGGACGAATCGCTGGTCGTCGGGGACCTCGCCCTGGATGTGCCCAGCCGTGCGGTCACTCGCGGCGGCGAGCCGGTCGCACTGACCTCCACCGAGTTCGACCTGCTCCGGTTCATGATGCGCAACCCGCGACGTGCCTTGAGCCGCAACGAGATACTGCAACACGTGTGGGATTACGACTTCGGTGGTCGGACCAGCATCGTGGATCTGTACGTGTCGTATCTACGCAAGAAGCTCGACACCGACCGCGAACCGATGATCCACACCGTGCGCGGTGTCGGTTACCTGCTGCGCGCCGCGCCGTGA
- a CDS encoding carboxyl transferase domain-containing protein: MSSALALRDAVLDEGSFRSWDSAPLQVARSDAYRAELRAAAEKSGLDESVLTGEGTVHGRRVAVLACEFDFLAGSIGVAAAERITAAITRATAERLPLLASPASGGTRMQEGTVAFLQMVKIAAAVELHKREHLPYIVYLRHPTTGGVFASWGSLGHVTAAEPGALIGFLGPRVYEQLYGEKFPPDVQTAENLYRHGVIDGVVPPEALRSVLDRTLAVILDPPGPPPPAPQPAAIADIPAWDSVLASRRPDRPGAEYVLRHGATDPVVLSASGGPERRDPDTEQDTTSGQTLLALARFGGQPAVVLGQRRLGMLGPEALRAARRGMALAAGLRLPLVSFIDTAGPALSADAEQDGLAGEIARCLAELVTVPVPTVSILLGQGSGGPALAMVPADRVLAAQHGWLAPLPPEGASAIVFRDTDHAPELSAAQGIRSADLLRNGIVDVIVAEQPDAADEPKAFTARLSATIAGELHRLRAMSDIERVGTRLHRYRRIGL, from the coding sequence GTGAGCAGCGCGCTGGCACTACGTGATGCCGTCCTGGACGAGGGTTCCTTCCGCAGCTGGGACAGCGCCCCGCTGCAGGTGGCCCGGTCCGACGCCTACCGCGCGGAGCTACGTGCCGCCGCCGAGAAGTCGGGCCTGGACGAGTCGGTGCTGACCGGTGAGGGCACCGTGCACGGCCGGCGGGTGGCGGTGCTGGCCTGCGAGTTCGACTTCCTTGCCGGTTCGATCGGGGTGGCTGCGGCGGAGCGGATCACCGCGGCGATCACCCGTGCGACCGCCGAGCGGCTGCCATTGCTGGCCTCCCCCGCGTCCGGCGGTACACGCATGCAGGAGGGCACCGTCGCCTTCCTGCAGATGGTGAAGATCGCGGCCGCCGTCGAGTTGCACAAGCGCGAACACCTGCCCTACATCGTGTATCTGCGTCACCCCACCACCGGCGGGGTCTTCGCGTCCTGGGGGTCGCTCGGGCACGTGACCGCCGCCGAACCGGGCGCGCTGATCGGCTTCCTGGGCCCCCGGGTGTACGAGCAGCTCTACGGCGAGAAGTTCCCGCCGGACGTGCAGACCGCCGAGAACCTGTACCGGCACGGCGTCATCGACGGCGTGGTGCCCCCGGAGGCGCTGCGTTCGGTGCTCGACCGGACGCTGGCGGTGATCCTCGATCCGCCCGGCCCACCACCACCGGCTCCGCAGCCGGCCGCCATTGCCGACATCCCGGCCTGGGATTCCGTGCTGGCGTCGCGGCGGCCCGATCGCCCCGGCGCCGAGTACGTGCTGCGGCACGGGGCGACGGACCCGGTGGTGCTCTCGGCTTCCGGCGGCCCGGAGCGGCGCGACCCGGACACCGAGCAGGACACGACTTCCGGTCAGACGCTGCTGGCGCTGGCCCGGTTCGGCGGTCAACCGGCGGTGGTACTCGGCCAGCGCCGCCTCGGCATGCTGGGCCCGGAGGCGCTGCGCGCGGCGCGCCGCGGGATGGCGCTGGCCGCCGGTCTGCGGTTACCGCTGGTGTCCTTCATCGATACCGCCGGCCCGGCACTCTCGGCCGACGCCGAGCAGGACGGCCTCGCCGGTGAGATCGCGCGCTGCCTGGCCGAATTGGTGACCGTGCCGGTGCCGACGGTGTCCATCCTGCTCGGCCAGGGCAGCGGCGGGCCCGCGCTGGCGATGGTGCCCGCCGATCGGGTACTGGCCGCCCAGCACGGCTGGCTGGCGCCACTGCCACCCGAGGGCGCCAGCGCCATCGTCTTCCGCGATACCGACCACGCACCGGAACTGTCTGCGGCCCAAGGCATCCGATCGGCCGACCTGTTGCGTAACGGAATCGTCGATGTCATCGTCGCCGAACAACCCGACGCGGCGGACGAGCCAAAGGCATTCACGGCGCGCCTCTCGGCGACCATCGCCGGCGAGCTGCACCGGCTGCGCGCCATGTCCGATATCGAACGGGTCGGCACCCGGCTGCACCGTTACCGGCGCATCGGGCTGTGA
- a CDS encoding enoyl-CoA hydratase: MIGVTRDGNVLTLEMQRPERRNALNAALVDGLREEIEKASQNSATSGVRAIVLTGQGSVFSAGADLSDAEGVAKDLPERAKQLNLAIDASPVPIIAALNGPAIGAGVILAMICDLRVAAPGTYFQFPIAKYGLALDNWSIRRLVSLVGHGRARGMLIAAERLDLDTAVQTGMVNRVGTLADTQAWAAEIAGFAPLSVAHSKRVLNDDGAYEEPWPAHKAGFDKAWASPDVIEAQVARIEKRPPNFLGA; encoded by the coding sequence ATGATTGGTGTGACCCGTGACGGCAACGTCCTCACTCTGGAAATGCAACGCCCCGAGCGCCGCAACGCCCTCAACGCCGCCCTCGTCGACGGCCTGCGGGAAGAGATCGAGAAGGCCAGCCAGAATTCCGCGACCTCCGGGGTTCGCGCCATCGTGCTCACCGGGCAGGGATCGGTGTTCAGCGCCGGCGCGGACCTCTCCGACGCCGAAGGCGTGGCCAAGGATCTCCCGGAGCGGGCCAAGCAGCTGAACCTGGCCATCGACGCCAGCCCGGTACCGATCATCGCGGCGTTGAACGGCCCGGCGATCGGGGCCGGAGTCATCTTGGCGATGATCTGCGATCTGCGGGTCGCGGCGCCGGGGACCTACTTTCAGTTCCCGATCGCCAAGTACGGGCTGGCGCTCGACAACTGGTCGATCCGACGGCTGGTCTCGCTGGTCGGGCACGGCCGGGCCCGCGGGATGTTGATCGCCGCCGAGCGGCTCGACCTCGACACTGCGGTACAGACCGGCATGGTCAACCGGGTCGGCACCCTCGCCGACACCCAGGCCTGGGCCGCCGAGATCGCCGGGTTCGCCCCGCTGTCGGTCGCGCACTCCAAGCGGGTCCTCAACGATGACGGCGCCTACGAGGAGCCCTGGCCGGCGCACAAGGCGGGCTTCGACAAGGCCTGGGCCAGCCCGGACGTGATCGAGGCCCAGGTCGCCCGGATCGAGAAGCGTCCTCCGAACTTCCTCGGCGCCTGA